In the genome of Dyadobacter fermentans DSM 18053, the window CGGGTGTTCAGGAAATTGTAAAATTCCAGTTCGTACGCATTATAAACTTTGCGCTGCTCTTCGCCCATTTCACAGTAAATCACCATCTCGGTTTTTTCCGGCAATTCGGACGCCACCTGCTGTTTGGTGCGCCGCAGGATAAATGGGTTGATCCGTTTTTGCAGCTCCGCGGCCCGCTCACTGTCCTTGAACCGGTCTATCGGGATCGAGAAATGGTTGCGAAACTGCGTTTTAGAGCCCAGCAAGCCCGGGCATGCAAATGACAGCTGTCCGTACAGGTCGAATGTATTATTCTCTACGGGCGTTCCCGTCATGACCAGCCGGTTCCGTGCTTGCAGCAGCCGAACGGCCTTATAGCGCTGCGATTCAGGATTTTTAATGGCCTGAGATTCGTCGAGAATGATGTAATTGAAATGATACTTTTTCAGGAAATTTACATCCGAAAGCAACGTGCCGTAGGAAGTCAGCACGATCTCGTATCGATCGAAATCGGTAACGTCCTTCACGCGGTCGGCGCCGTAGATGGTCAGCATTTTAATGCTTGGCGCAAACTTCTCCACTTCGGCCTGCCAGTTGAAGATCAGGGAAGTGGGCACGATAATCAGGTTGGTGTTCCGTACCTGTTTCTTTCGTTGCAGGAGCAGGAATGCGATGATTTGCAAGGTTTTTCCCAAACCCATATCATCGGCCAGGCAGCCTCCGAAATTGAAATCGTCGAGGAAATTCAGCCAGTTGAGGCCCTGTTTCTGGTAATCCCGCAGCGTGGCTTTTAATGTCCCCGGCACGGCTACCGGCTCGATGGCCCGGAAATCCCCGAAGCGCGAGTGGTAAAATGCGATCTGTTCCTGCACGTCGCGGTCGAGCATAGCGCCTTCATACATTTCTTCCACAGACGCGAAACGGATTTTGGGCGTTTGGATCACCTCGCCCGCAATCTCACCCGCATCGAAAAATTTGGCAAACTTTTCCAACCATTCCCCGGGCAGGATGCCAAGTGTGCCGTCGCCGAGTTCCACGTATCTGCTGCGGTTTTTGACAGCCTTGTGCAAATGTTTGAGCGTCACTTTCTGCTTGCCGAAAGCCACATTGGCCGTGGTACTGAACCAGTTGATGCCGCTGACCACATGCACCGATATTTTGGCCTTATGCTGATTGAGGCGATTCTTGGTGAGCTTGTTGAAACCCAGGATCGTCGCGCCCTGGTGTTGCCATTCTTCAAATGCATTCGGAAACCAGTCTTCGCTCAGGAATGCCGCGCGGTGAAGGTAGAAGAATTCCCTGCCGAGCTGTTCTTCGAAATCGGGATGCTGGCGCATGACCGCGCTGCCGAAACGCAGCTCAGCTTCCTCGTCGCGCTTCACCATGAAAGGGTTACCGTGGCTATCGACGGCATAAATGTCGTTTTTTGAGAATAAAGGCACCTCTACCTTGCCATATTTCAGCACGGGCGTGATCAGCACATAGTTGCCGACATCTTCGAGGTAAATGATTTTCTCGATTTCCAGGTCAAACCCCTGCTCTTCGCGCTGCGCGGGCGTGGCCGGTTTTACATACGTATAATTGATACGAATGCTTTTCCCCAGCTTCGCCAGCACACTGGCCCTGAATGCCTCAAATTTTGACTCGTGAATGTAAATGCGCTGGTTATGCTGCCTGAAAAATTGCAGCACCCGCAGGATGTCCGTGCTTTCGATCAGATGCAGCGAATCTTTGTACAACACAAAATAATCATAACGGAACTCCACGCTTTCGATATCCAGATGCACGCTGTTGAGGATCAGCTCGCCTTTAATTTGAAGAAAAGGGTCTTTCTTATCAATCGTCAGTTGGAGGTCGACCGGAGTTGCTGCCAGCTTCACGGGTAGGAGCGAGGCCGCATTGATATTCTCCGAAACCGACGGGTTATGGTAGTAAAAATCCAGTTTCAGCGGGTTCTGAACAATCGCATACAGCCCCGGCAGGTCGGTTTCCGGGTTCTTTTTCCGGAAATTATTCTGAAATGCCGCCACCGCGGTGTGGAATTTGATCTCCTGCGCGTCCTGCGTTTTCCAGAGCTGTTCGAGCGGGTTAAGGGGAGTGAACGGGTTTTTCAGCTTCCCGTTCCGCGTGACGGGCGCCTCGTACATTTCCATGTAGAAATGGTCGTAATACTTGTTGAGGCCGATGGTCACGATCGTTTTTGTGTCCGCTGCCTGCGGTTTCGGGCCGGGTAACTCCCGGGGCGGGTTCGCCACGAGCTGTTCCTGCAATGCCTCCACCGAAAGCGTATCGAGCGGGATTAGTTCTTTCAATTTTGGTTTAATGCGCAGCTCCCGGCCCGTATATTCAAGCTGAAAATATGCATCCAGGTCGCTTTCACCCTCCAATCCGTAGAATACAGCCTCCTCTCTGATTTTCTCGTGCCGGAGCTTTTCGTCGAAGAATGCGCGCAGGTCGCGGCGGTTGAGGAGGTTATACAAAACCTGGCTTTGGTGCTCGCACAGTTTACGCTTCGGACGGGTGCATTCGCAATAGAGGTTCACGGCCCGGTGATCCTGCCTCACCACCACTTTCAATGTCTCGCTGAGCGTGGCGGCCACGCGGAATGAGGCGTAGTCGACATCGATTTCGTGCGGTTGGATGTCGAAAAAGCCCCTTTTTTCCGTTGCAGGCATTTCTGCGCTGTTATTGAGGATATGCGAAACCGACAGCTCGGAAATGTTGAAATCGAGGAAGACAAAATTATGCTGTCCGGGTGCCGGTACGCCGGAAGGGTCATGCTTTTTCATAGGGCAAATTAACCAACATTGGGACACGTTTGGCACCATTATTTTGCAAAATTTGCGTTAATGAAAAATCTGACCTGCCACCGTTTCTTCAAGCTCATCGCTTTTTTCTTCGCATTAGTCCCGGCCGCCGCATCGGCGCAGGACGCCTCACCGGACACTACGGGACTAAAGCTCGTTCCGGCCGACTCGGTTACCGCCCCCAGGGCCGATACGCTCATTGCCCCGCGCCGCGTGCTGATCGACACCGTCCGTTACCGGCTCGTCGGCGATGGTAACTTCACGAGGGGGAATGTCAACCGCAGCCTTGTGGTGCTCCGTGCAGAGCTCGTTTTTAGCGGGCCGGTGATCAATATTGCCACCAACCCGCGGTTCACTTACGGCAAGCAGAACGGCGTGCTCGCCGAGCGCGACAGCTACCTCGATCTGTTTGTGGATGTTTTCAAAAAACGGCGCACCTACGTTTTCGGTCTTGCCGCGCTGGAAACGAGTAATCTCCGGCGGATCGACCTCCGGCAAATGGCGGGAGCGGGGATCGGCTACCGGCTCATTCAAACCAAATCGCACGACCTGAGCCTTACGGACGCGATCCTGTACGAATCCACCAATTTTTTTGAGAAATCCACCGTTACCACCATTCGTAACTCGTTCAGGATTAAAGGAAAACATTCGTTTTTGTCGGATAAATTCCGGTTCAATCACCTCACATTCATCCAGCCCGCATTGAACGACTTCTCCAACACACGCTGGAACACGATCCTCACGGCCGAATTGCCGCTCAACAAATGGGTGACGCTGCGGACGAGCTTCGAAAACTCCTACGAAAGCGTGGTGGAAACGGGCCGAAAACGCAACGATTCGCGCATTACTTTTGGGATTTCAATAGGAAATAAATAGACGATTCCGGTATCCGGCCTGTCAGGGAAAAAGCTCCGGAATGTTGTCATTGTCAACAGCACATTATATCTGTTGAAAATGTGCTTTACTAAGTATTCACTACATTCCAAATCGAGCAATGAGAGACCAACAGGACAATCGCCGTGACTTCCTGCGCAATTCGCTTTATTCCGCCGCCGGCCTGGCGATGTTCCCGCAACTGACCCCGAATGCCTACGGTTCCGTCAAAACCGTGGTGGCCGGCGGGCCAACTGCTACCGTCATGCCTCCGCGTATCAAGTTTGCGGTGATCGGCATGAACCACGGGCATATTTACGGGCAGGTGGAAGCAGTAACGCGTGGCGGCGGCGAGCTGGTGTCATTCTTTGCCAAGGAAGCGGACCTCACGGCGGCTTTTGCCAAGCGCTATCCGAATGCGAAGCAGGCGAAATCCGAAGCCGAGATCCTGGAAGATAAATCCATTCAGCTCGTACTCAGCTCGGCCATCCCCGACGAGCGCGGGCCGCTCGGCGTGCGCGTAATGAAGGCCGGAAAGGACTACATGGTGGATAAGCCGGGCCTTACCACGCTGGAACAACTCGCCGAAGTGCGCAAAGTGCAGAAGGAAACCAAGCGCATTTACTCGATCATGTACAGCGAGCGCCTCGAAAACCGGGCGACCGTGAAAGCTGGCGAGCTCATTAAAGAAGGCATTATCGGGAAGGTCGTCCAAACGATCGGCCTGGGCCCGCACCGGATGAATGCGAACACCCGTCCCGAGTGGTTTTTCGACAAAAAGCGCTTTGGCGGCATTATCTGCGACATTGCTTCCCACCAGTTCGACCAGTTCCTGTTTTTTACCAATTCTACCAAAGCGCAGGTGATCGCCTCGCAGGTGGGCAATGTGAACCACCCTCAATACCCCAAATTCGAGGATTTTGGTGACGCCATGCTGCGGGGTAACGGCGGCGCGGGCTACATCCGCGTGGACTGGTTCACACCCGACGGCCTGAAAACCTGGGGCGACGGGCGACTCACCGTACTGGGTACCGAAGGCTACATCGAGATCCGCAAGAATATCGATATCGGTGGCCGCGAGGGTGGAAACCACCTTTTTGTGGTTAATAATAAAGAAACGATGTACGTCGATTGTACCAAAGTGGAACTGCCTTACGGCCGCCAGCTGGTAGACGACGTGCTGAACCGCACCGAAACGGCCATGTCGCAGGAGCATTGTTTCCTGGCGACGGAATTGTGCCTCAAAGCGCAGAAAAACGCGCAGAATGTTTCGGTGGTGAGCTGAATTGCGAAAATCCGTTCCCGATCACTATTAAACACTTCACGAACTATGATACGCAGACTGATTTTCATTTTCGGATGCATGAGCGTCCAGGCGGGCTTTGCGCAGGGGCCTGTCAGCAATGTCGATCGTGATATTGTATTTCAATCGGTGAATGTGATCCCGATGGACCGCGAAACGGTTTTGAAGGAGCAGACGGTGGTGGTCAGGAACGGTAAAATTGTTTCCATAGGCACCAATGTAAAGCCAGCCGCCAATGCGCTGGTGGTGGACGCCAAAGGAAAATACCTGGTGCCGGGCTGGTCGGAAATGCACGCCCACGTGCCGGCGATCGATGATTTCGGCCCGATGAAAGACGTGCTGACGCTCTACCTGGCCAACGGCATCACCACTATCCGCGGTATGCTGGGTAATGCAAAGCACCTCGAACTGCGCGAGCAGGTGCGGAGCGGCAAAGTGCTGGGCCCCAATTTTTACACAACCGGTCCGGCATTCAGCGGCCAGAGCGTCAAAACAGCCGCCCGGGGCATCGAAATGGTGAAGGAAGAAAAAGCAGCCG includes:
- a CDS encoding DEAD/DEAH box helicase; its protein translation is MKKHDPSGVPAPGQHNFVFLDFNISELSVSHILNNSAEMPATEKRGFFDIQPHEIDVDYASFRVAATLSETLKVVVRQDHRAVNLYCECTRPKRKLCEHQSQVLYNLLNRRDLRAFFDEKLRHEKIREEAVFYGLEGESDLDAYFQLEYTGRELRIKPKLKELIPLDTLSVEALQEQLVANPPRELPGPKPQAADTKTIVTIGLNKYYDHFYMEMYEAPVTRNGKLKNPFTPLNPLEQLWKTQDAQEIKFHTAVAAFQNNFRKKNPETDLPGLYAIVQNPLKLDFYYHNPSVSENINAASLLPVKLAATPVDLQLTIDKKDPFLQIKGELILNSVHLDIESVEFRYDYFVLYKDSLHLIESTDILRVLQFFRQHNQRIYIHESKFEAFRASVLAKLGKSIRINYTYVKPATPAQREEQGFDLEIEKIIYLEDVGNYVLITPVLKYGKVEVPLFSKNDIYAVDSHGNPFMVKRDEEAELRFGSAVMRQHPDFEEQLGREFFYLHRAAFLSEDWFPNAFEEWQHQGATILGFNKLTKNRLNQHKAKISVHVVSGINWFSTTANVAFGKQKVTLKHLHKAVKNRSRYVELGDGTLGILPGEWLEKFAKFFDAGEIAGEVIQTPKIRFASVEEMYEGAMLDRDVQEQIAFYHSRFGDFRAIEPVAVPGTLKATLRDYQKQGLNWLNFLDDFNFGGCLADDMGLGKTLQIIAFLLLQRKKQVRNTNLIIVPTSLIFNWQAEVEKFAPSIKMLTIYGADRVKDVTDFDRYEIVLTSYGTLLSDVNFLKKYHFNYIILDESQAIKNPESQRYKAVRLLQARNRLVMTGTPVENNTFDLYGQLSFACPGLLGSKTQFRNHFSIPIDRFKDSERAAELQKRINPFILRRTKQQVASELPEKTEMVIYCEMGEEQRKVYNAYELEFYNFLNTRNQGDIERSRLHVLQGLTKLRQICNSPALLRDDLYYGDSSAKIDVLMEQIEDTAPWHKILVFSQFTSMLDLIRPRLEERGIGYEYLTGQTRDRGARVENFQTNAHVRIFLISLKAGGTGLNLTEADYVYLIDPWWNPAVENQAIDRSHRIGQQKNVIAVRLICPGTIEEKVMELQETKKDLANDLVKTDTDILKSLTRDDLLALVSR
- a CDS encoding DUF481 domain-containing protein, producing MKNLTCHRFFKLIAFFFALVPAAASAQDASPDTTGLKLVPADSVTAPRADTLIAPRRVLIDTVRYRLVGDGNFTRGNVNRSLVVLRAELVFSGPVINIATNPRFTYGKQNGVLAERDSYLDLFVDVFKKRRTYVFGLAALETSNLRRIDLRQMAGAGIGYRLIQTKSHDLSLTDAILYESTNFFEKSTVTTIRNSFRIKGKHSFLSDKFRFNHLTFIQPALNDFSNTRWNTILTAELPLNKWVTLRTSFENSYESVVETGRKRNDSRITFGISIGNK
- a CDS encoding Gfo/Idh/MocA family protein → MRDQQDNRRDFLRNSLYSAAGLAMFPQLTPNAYGSVKTVVAGGPTATVMPPRIKFAVIGMNHGHIYGQVEAVTRGGGELVSFFAKEADLTAAFAKRYPNAKQAKSEAEILEDKSIQLVLSSAIPDERGPLGVRVMKAGKDYMVDKPGLTTLEQLAEVRKVQKETKRIYSIMYSERLENRATVKAGELIKEGIIGKVVQTIGLGPHRMNANTRPEWFFDKKRFGGIICDIASHQFDQFLFFTNSTKAQVIASQVGNVNHPQYPKFEDFGDAMLRGNGGAGYIRVDWFTPDGLKTWGDGRLTVLGTEGYIEIRKNIDIGGREGGNHLFVVNNKETMYVDCTKVELPYGRQLVDDVLNRTETAMSQEHCFLATELCLKAQKNAQNVSVVS